A stretch of Geomonas oryzisoli DNA encodes these proteins:
- a CDS encoding PfaD family polyunsaturated fatty acid/polyketide biosynthesis protein — translation MDLFSLQGESAARSAKSESSEPAVMSLRDALRVVRHPLYLVQRDGNLVPQLGGAGSVQSCVGYAPACLPENLGDPSFCREIGIRYPYLGGSMAKGISSAAMAEELGRAGMLGFFGAAGLPISTVSDTADRLKQSLGDIPYGFNLIHSPHEPELEKELAELYIRKGVRIIEASAFLALTLPLVRYRLHGIKRAADGSIVTPNRIIAKVSREELAAKFFAPAPEKLLRALVENGSITAEQAELAAHVPLAQDVTAEADSGGHTDNRPAMALFPTINSLAARLESQYGYDCKLRVGLGGGVSTPASAAAAFAMGAAYVMTGSVNQACVESGTSDLVRGMLAGTRQADVTMAPAADMFEMGVTVQVLKRGTMFPMRAAKLYELYRSYGSMDEIPAAEREKLEKTMFLAPLEEIWRGTRDYFLKRDPSQVERSERDPKHKMALVFRWYLGMGAHWAKDGVETRKMDYQVWCGPAMGAFNEWAAGSFLEAAAERKIVTVALNILHGAAHLTRANFLRSQGIELRLEEIAPHPLEIAQIKEYLC, via the coding sequence TTGGATCTTTTTTCACTTCAGGGCGAGTCTGCTGCTCGCTCTGCCAAATCCGAGAGTTCCGAGCCTGCCGTTATGAGTCTTAGAGACGCGCTCCGCGTCGTACGCCACCCCCTGTACCTGGTGCAGCGCGATGGCAACCTCGTCCCCCAACTTGGTGGCGCCGGGAGCGTGCAGTCCTGCGTCGGGTACGCCCCCGCCTGTCTCCCTGAAAACCTGGGCGATCCTTCCTTCTGCCGCGAGATCGGCATCCGGTACCCGTACCTGGGCGGCTCCATGGCCAAGGGGATCAGCTCCGCCGCCATGGCGGAAGAGCTCGGTCGTGCCGGGATGCTCGGTTTCTTCGGCGCAGCCGGCCTTCCCATCTCCACGGTTTCTGACACAGCCGACCGCCTCAAGCAGTCCCTGGGCGACATCCCCTACGGCTTCAACCTGATCCACTCCCCGCACGAGCCGGAGCTGGAGAAGGAATTGGCCGAACTCTACATCCGCAAGGGTGTGCGCATCATCGAGGCATCGGCGTTTCTCGCCCTGACCCTCCCCCTGGTGCGCTACCGCCTGCACGGCATCAAGCGCGCGGCCGACGGCAGCATCGTCACCCCGAACCGGATCATCGCCAAGGTGTCCCGCGAGGAGCTGGCGGCGAAGTTCTTTGCGCCCGCGCCCGAGAAGCTTCTGCGCGCCCTGGTCGAAAACGGCTCCATCACCGCCGAGCAGGCCGAGCTCGCAGCCCATGTGCCGCTGGCCCAGGACGTGACGGCCGAGGCCGACTCCGGCGGCCACACCGACAACCGGCCGGCCATGGCCCTCTTCCCGACCATCAACTCGCTTGCCGCACGGCTGGAGAGCCAGTACGGCTATGACTGCAAGCTTCGCGTGGGTCTTGGCGGCGGCGTCTCCACCCCGGCTTCCGCCGCAGCCGCCTTCGCCATGGGCGCCGCCTACGTCATGACCGGTTCGGTCAACCAGGCCTGCGTCGAGTCCGGCACCTCCGACCTCGTGCGCGGCATGCTGGCCGGCACCCGCCAGGCCGACGTCACCATGGCGCCCGCCGCCGACATGTTCGAGATGGGGGTCACTGTGCAGGTCCTGAAGCGCGGCACCATGTTCCCCATGCGCGCCGCCAAGCTCTACGAGCTCTACCGCAGCTACGGCAGCATGGACGAGATCCCGGCCGCGGAACGCGAGAAGCTGGAAAAGACCATGTTCCTCGCCCCGCTGGAAGAGATCTGGCGCGGCACCCGCGACTACTTTTTGAAGCGCGACCCTTCCCAGGTGGAGCGCAGCGAGCGCGACCCGAAGCACAAGATGGCGCTGGTCTTCCGCTGGTACCTCGGCATGGGGGCACACTGGGCCAAGGACGGCGTTGAAACCCGCAAGATGGATTACCAGGTCTGGTGCGGCCCCGCCATGGGCGCCTTCAACGAATGGGCCGCCGGCTCCTTCCTCGAGGCAGCCGCCGAGCGCAAGATCGTCACGGTGGCGCTCAACATCCTGCACGGCGCGGCGCACCTTACCCGCGCCAACTTCCTGCGCAGCCAGGGCATCGAGCTGCGCCTGGAAGAGATCGCACCGCACCCCCTCGAAATCGCACAAATCAAGGAGTACCTTTGTTGA
- a CDS encoding arylesterase, with product MRNLFTIFTLALCAVAGAGPVLAAGAAKPASHGTIVAFGDSLTAGYGVPESEAYPAQLQRKLQQAGYQWTVINAGISGETSSGALARVDWVMKLKPDIVILETGANDGLRGQDPELAHRNIGKIVSTLQAKGVVVVLAGMRMLKNLGPAYTAKFAAIYPRVAKEHKVILVPFFLDKVAGKESLNLADGVHPTATGYTIVTETVYPYLLKAIQQKGGR from the coding sequence ATGCGCAACCTCTTCACCATCTTCACCCTCGCTCTCTGCGCCGTGGCCGGTGCGGGGCCGGTGCTCGCGGCAGGCGCCGCCAAACCGGCAAGCCACGGCACCATCGTCGCCTTCGGCGACAGCCTCACCGCAGGGTACGGCGTACCGGAGTCCGAGGCGTACCCCGCCCAGTTGCAACGCAAACTGCAGCAGGCCGGCTACCAGTGGACCGTCATCAACGCCGGCATCAGCGGCGAAACCAGTTCCGGGGCACTCGCCCGGGTCGACTGGGTCATGAAGCTAAAGCCCGACATCGTCATCCTGGAAACCGGCGCCAACGACGGCCTGCGCGGTCAGGACCCGGAACTTGCCCACCGCAACATCGGCAAGATCGTGTCCACCCTGCAGGCCAAGGGCGTGGTCGTGGTCCTGGCCGGCATGAGGATGCTGAAGAACCTGGGACCCGCCTACACCGCCAAATTCGCCGCCATCTACCCCCGCGTCGCCAAGGAGCACAAGGTGATCCTGGTCCCGTTCTTCCTGGACAAGGTCGCCGGCAAGGAGAGCCTCAACCTGGCGGACGGTGTCCATCCTACCGCCACTGGGTACACCATCGTCACAGAGACCGTTTATCCCTACCTGCTCAAAGCCATCCAACAAAAGGGAGGTCGATGA
- a CDS encoding ABC transporter permease — MVNLRFIARQMTGAKRQCAVFILCVALSMITLVSLGSFRESVESSLLRDAQSLHAGDIIVRSHAPLPPSVEKEIATLAQNGQAKSARLWDFYSVVQKVTGEGSLLCNLKVVEPGYPFYGRVLLGSGKPLADVLKPGTLVVEQQLLDRLRLHLGDSLKVGNATLVVRDVVLQEPDRPVNFFSLGPRVFIAAADKEALGLIGVGSRVEHVTLLKLAHQGELDAIAARLTAASDETRVRVATYKNAGSRVKRFFDNLLFFLNLSGIFTLLLSGFGIQSTLFALLKEQERTIAVLKALGAKSRFIIWHFLAVTLVLGAVGTIIGLTGSFLLQRFLPALFSGLIPAQVTLQISSGAIWQGMLIGLLVVLLFTALPLYRLKEVKPRAIFGKEDAARIWSRSTWVIAGLGALFFLSMVLIRLRDLKTGLYFMLALVTLVLVSYLLAALVLGLLKRSRPGNLALRQALKGLFRPHNASLSIIVTLSAALGVIFSITLVEKNLDASFIESFPPGAPNVFLIDIQPDQKEGVARLLGAGAGYYPIVKGTVSAVNDKAIDPEKERQSRGDNLGREMNLTYRNDLLADERIVSGATLFRKDWGDTLQVSVLDTVLKMHDMKMGDSITFKIQGVPMTARIASIRTRTSSGFTPFFYFVFPPDALAGAPHTIFAAVRVDKNRISSLQNQVVARFPNVSVIDLTETVVVFGRIMGKLSTIVRFFTSFSIVAGVLIVVSSVFATRYARIQEAVYFTILGARRGFVLAVFAAENLLLGLVSGAIALLMSQVASLLICRKGLDMGYQPYPADSLLLLAGTTLLVVLVGLAVTLPLLRQKPVTFLREQSDE, encoded by the coding sequence ATGGTTAACCTCCGTTTCATAGCGCGACAGATGACCGGGGCTAAGCGGCAGTGCGCCGTCTTCATCCTCTGCGTCGCCCTCTCCATGATCACCCTGGTCTCGCTGGGGAGCTTCCGTGAGAGCGTCGAGAGCTCGCTTTTGCGCGACGCCCAGTCGCTGCACGCGGGCGACATCATCGTCAGGTCCCACGCCCCCCTACCCCCTTCGGTAGAAAAGGAAATCGCCACCCTGGCACAAAACGGTCAGGCAAAAAGTGCTAGGTTGTGGGACTTTTACTCGGTGGTTCAGAAAGTAACGGGTGAAGGTTCTCTGCTTTGCAACCTGAAGGTGGTCGAGCCGGGCTACCCCTTCTACGGCAGGGTACTGCTCGGCTCAGGCAAGCCCCTGGCCGACGTGCTCAAGCCAGGCACCCTGGTCGTGGAACAGCAGCTTCTGGACCGTCTGCGCCTGCATCTCGGGGATTCACTCAAGGTCGGTAACGCGACGCTGGTGGTGCGCGACGTGGTGCTGCAGGAGCCCGATCGGCCGGTCAATTTCTTTTCGCTCGGCCCCAGGGTTTTCATCGCCGCGGCAGACAAGGAGGCATTGGGACTGATCGGGGTGGGTAGCCGCGTGGAACACGTGACCCTGCTCAAGCTCGCGCACCAGGGGGAACTCGATGCCATCGCCGCGCGCCTTACCGCCGCCAGCGACGAAACCCGCGTGCGTGTCGCCACCTACAAGAACGCCGGCTCCAGGGTAAAGCGCTTCTTCGACAACCTCCTCTTCTTCCTCAACCTGAGCGGCATCTTCACCCTGCTTCTGTCGGGCTTCGGCATCCAGAGCACTCTTTTTGCGCTACTGAAGGAGCAGGAGCGGACCATCGCCGTGCTGAAGGCTCTGGGGGCGAAGAGCCGGTTCATCATCTGGCACTTCCTGGCCGTGACCCTGGTCCTCGGCGCCGTCGGAACAATCATCGGTCTCACCGGCAGTTTCCTGTTGCAGCGCTTCCTCCCCGCCCTTTTCAGCGGGCTCATCCCCGCCCAGGTGACGCTGCAGATCTCGTCGGGCGCGATCTGGCAGGGAATGCTGATCGGTCTCTTGGTGGTGCTCCTGTTCACAGCCCTTCCCCTGTACCGGCTCAAGGAAGTGAAGCCCCGCGCCATTTTCGGCAAGGAGGACGCGGCGCGGATCTGGAGCCGCTCCACCTGGGTCATCGCCGGCCTGGGCGCGCTCTTTTTCCTCTCCATGGTGCTGATCCGGCTGCGCGATCTGAAGACCGGGCTTTACTTCATGCTGGCACTGGTAACGCTCGTCCTGGTTTCCTATCTGCTTGCCGCGCTGGTGCTGGGTCTGCTGAAGCGAAGCCGCCCGGGCAATCTCGCGCTCAGGCAGGCCCTCAAAGGACTGTTCCGGCCGCACAACGCCTCCCTCTCCATCATCGTCACCCTGTCCGCCGCCCTCGGTGTGATCTTCTCCATCACCCTGGTGGAAAAGAACCTCGATGCCAGTTTCATCGAATCATTCCCTCCCGGTGCCCCCAACGTGTTCCTGATCGACATCCAGCCCGACCAGAAGGAAGGCGTGGCCAGGCTCCTGGGGGCCGGTGCCGGCTACTACCCCATCGTCAAGGGAACGGTGAGTGCCGTGAACGACAAGGCTATCGATCCCGAAAAGGAGCGGCAGTCGCGGGGAGACAACCTCGGGCGGGAGATGAACCTTACCTACCGCAACGACCTTCTTGCCGACGAGCGCATCGTTTCCGGCGCCACCTTGTTCAGGAAGGACTGGGGCGACACGTTGCAGGTGTCGGTGCTGGACACGGTGCTCAAGATGCACGACATGAAGATGGGCGACAGCATCACCTTCAAGATCCAGGGTGTTCCGATGACCGCCCGCATCGCCAGTATCCGCACCCGCACCAGCAGCGGTTTTACCCCCTTTTTCTATTTCGTTTTCCCGCCGGATGCGCTTGCCGGTGCACCGCACACCATCTTTGCAGCGGTTCGCGTCGACAAGAATCGCATCAGTTCCCTGCAGAACCAGGTCGTCGCCCGGTTTCCCAACGTGAGCGTCATCGATCTCACCGAAACCGTGGTCGTCTTCGGCCGGATTATGGGGAAGCTCTCCACCATCGTGCGTTTCTTCACCTCCTTCAGTATCGTCGCCGGGGTGCTGATTGTGGTAAGCTCGGTCTTCGCGACCCGCTACGCCAGGATCCAGGAGGCCGTCTACTTCACCATCCTCGGCGCGAGGCGCGGTTTCGTGCTGGCCGTTTTTGCAGCCGAAAACCTGCTGCTCGGCCTGGTCAGCGGGGCGATCGCCCTGCTCATGTCCCAGGTGGCGAGCCTGCTCATCTGCCGCAAGGGGCTCGACATGGGGTACCAGCCCTACCCTGCCGACAGCCTGCTGCTGCTAGCCGGAACAACCTTGCTGGTGGTTCTGGTCGGCTTGGCCGTGACCCTCCCGCTGCTGCGGCAAAAGCCGGTGACGTTCCTGCGCGAGCAGTCGGATGAGTAG
- a CDS encoding ABC transporter ATP-binding protein, translating into MTILQALDVTKNYRIGSRDITVLDRVSLTVSEGEFLVVKGESGSGKSTLLTLLSGLDRPDQGRVFIEGRDITDLAEDALAPLRNSTFGFVFQSFHLVPSLTALENVTFPAELRGDRDARTKAEALLERVGLAHRMTSFPHQLSGGEKQRCAICRALINEPRIIFADEPTGNLDSVNGSAILQLLLDLQRERGTTLLLVTHSPEIAQSADRVVTLKDGRVVADPAHG; encoded by the coding sequence ATGACCATCCTGCAAGCGCTCGACGTTACCAAAAACTATCGCATCGGCAGCCGCGACATCACCGTGCTCGACCGGGTTTCTCTGACAGTGTCCGAAGGGGAATTCCTGGTCGTCAAAGGTGAAAGCGGCAGCGGCAAGTCCACACTCCTCACCCTCCTCTCCGGACTGGACCGCCCCGACCAGGGGCGCGTCTTTATCGAGGGGCGCGACATAACCGACCTTGCCGAGGACGCCCTCGCGCCCTTGCGCAACAGCACCTTCGGTTTCGTGTTCCAGTCCTTTCACCTGGTGCCGTCGCTGACGGCCCTGGAGAACGTGACCTTCCCAGCTGAACTGAGGGGCGACCGAGATGCCCGAACCAAGGCGGAGGCGCTTTTGGAGCGTGTCGGCCTGGCGCACCGGATGACCAGTTTCCCGCACCAACTCTCCGGCGGGGAGAAGCAGCGTTGCGCCATCTGCCGCGCCCTCATCAACGAGCCGCGCATCATCTTCGCCGACGAGCCGACCGGCAACCTCGATTCCGTCAACGGTTCCGCGATACTGCAACTGCTTCTCGATCTGCAGCGCGAGCGCGGCACCACCCTGCTCCTGGTGACCCACAGTCCCGAGATCGCACAGAGCGCGGACCGCGTGGTGACCCTCAAGGACGGGCGTGTGGTCGCGGATCCGGCGCATGGTTAA
- a CDS encoding rubredoxin: protein MQRWICTICRHVYDPDEGDPINDVPPDISFEELLPDWHCPVCKAAKSFFEPYPEEPER, encoded by the coding sequence ATGCAGCGATGGATCTGCACCATTTGCCGGCACGTCTACGACCCTGATGAGGGAGACCCGATCAACGATGTCCCGCCGGACATCTCCTTTGAGGAGTTGCTTCCTGACTGGCACTGTCCCGTGTGCAAGGCCGCCAAGAGTTTCTTCGAACCGTATCCCGAGGAACCGGAGCGTTGA
- a CDS encoding universal stress protein codes for MENYKRVLVVNRMSEYCRDAVQAGVSIARRYGSELMVLHIASNPEGTMSMAGGALNAPSAIPDEVKNYASIRERAKDELNQMIGQEIRAGLPIKVIIKEGKPVDEIMQVVKDERIDLMVLLAHEEGRVEHMLFGRDNDAILRRMPCSILLVKREPDSVQW; via the coding sequence ATGGAAAATTACAAACGCGTTCTCGTGGTCAACAGGATGAGCGAATACTGCAGGGATGCCGTTCAGGCAGGGGTCTCCATTGCCAGGAGATACGGCTCCGAGCTCATGGTGCTCCATATCGCAAGCAATCCCGAAGGGACCATGAGCATGGCGGGAGGAGCGCTGAACGCCCCCAGCGCCATCCCCGACGAGGTGAAGAACTACGCGAGCATTAGGGAGCGGGCCAAGGACGAACTGAACCAGATGATCGGCCAGGAGATTCGCGCCGGCCTGCCCATCAAGGTCATCATCAAAGAAGGGAAGCCGGTAGACGAGATCATGCAGGTGGTCAAGGACGAAAGGATCGACCTCATGGTGCTGCTTGCCCATGAAGAAGGGCGCGTCGAGCACATGCTCTTTGGGCGGGACAACGACGCGATCCTGCGCCGTATGCCCTGCAGCATCCTGCTGGTCAAGAGGGAGCCGGATTCGGTTCAGTGGTAG
- a CDS encoding DUF4136 domain-containing protein, translating to MCNLIRIAVVLCLTSLLCSCASVSVVDTWRNPTLTGSRVHKVLVVSFARKEGSRAVYENTLVSELHKHGVEAVASYSILSQATLPDWHALDRAVRSTGSQGIITIQTIKVEKQTTVQPSAIASPYPGYWYPPAFPDWNFPGYYQSMALYGPTYVTTYDIATMQVNLFDVSSDKLLWAGTMQTYEPEAVTKVGKDLAHKVVTSLKKEGLI from the coding sequence ATGTGCAACCTGATCAGGATCGCCGTAGTCTTGTGCTTGACCAGCCTGCTTTGTTCCTGCGCTTCGGTTTCTGTGGTAGACACCTGGCGCAACCCGACCTTGACCGGCAGCCGGGTGCACAAGGTGCTCGTGGTGAGCTTTGCCAGAAAAGAGGGGAGCCGTGCCGTCTATGAGAACACGCTGGTCAGCGAACTGCACAAGCATGGAGTCGAAGCGGTGGCGAGCTACTCCATCCTTTCGCAGGCGACACTGCCGGACTGGCACGCACTGGACCGGGCGGTGCGCTCGACCGGATCACAGGGCATCATCACCATCCAGACCATCAAGGTCGAAAAGCAGACCACGGTGCAACCCAGCGCGATCGCGTCGCCGTACCCGGGTTACTGGTACCCTCCCGCCTTCCCGGATTGGAACTTCCCCGGTTACTACCAATCCATGGCCCTCTACGGTCCGACCTACGTGACCACCTACGACATCGCGACCATGCAGGTGAACCTGTTCGACGTGAGCTCCGACAAGCTGCTCTGGGCCGGCACCATGCAGACCTACGAACCCGAAGCGGTCACCAAGGTAGGTAAGGACCTGGCGCACAAGGTGGTCACGTCCCTCAAGAAAGAAGGACTTATCTAA
- a CDS encoding DNA-3-methyladenine glycosylase, whose translation MNPVPRSFYDRDTITVAHDLLGAFLVHDVAGEVRVGKIVEVEAYLGETDLAAHSSKGLTPRTRILFGPPGFAYVYLIYGMYFCMNVVTEREGSACAVLLRALEPVQNVSERTRGPGLLCRAMGIDLHHNGQDLESRDFFIAPRDDYAPHQVVARPRIGVAYSGIWAAKPLRFYLKGNPYISKK comes from the coding sequence CTGAACCCGGTGCCGCGTTCCTTCTACGACCGCGACACCATCACCGTCGCACATGATCTCCTGGGGGCGTTCCTGGTCCATGATGTGGCCGGAGAGGTGAGGGTGGGGAAGATCGTCGAGGTGGAAGCATATCTCGGCGAGACCGACCTGGCGGCGCACTCTTCCAAGGGGCTCACGCCGCGCACCCGCATCCTCTTCGGCCCGCCCGGCTTCGCCTACGTCTATCTCATCTACGGGATGTACTTCTGCATGAACGTGGTGACCGAGCGGGAAGGAAGCGCCTGCGCGGTGCTTCTGCGCGCCCTGGAACCGGTGCAAAACGTGAGCGAGCGCACCCGGGGCCCGGGGCTTCTCTGCCGCGCCATGGGAATCGACCTGCACCACAACGGGCAGGACCTCGAGAGCAGGGACTTCTTCATCGCGCCCAGAGACGACTATGCGCCACACCAGGTGGTGGCGAGGCCACGCATCGGCGTTGCCTACTCCGGCATCTGGGCCGCAAAGCCGCTTCGTTTCTACCTCAAAGGGAACCCTTACATTTCGAAGAAGTAG
- a CDS encoding sensor histidine kinase translates to MEMEQAEQLYRLMFTNMREALVILHLDARTPDKPPLVIEMNPAAVKLCRCKSFNFQNCLVTDCFPGWLDPDRFKDQCHRLAAFGGSQELGEVSREELYYRIRIFALTDNHIGMVISDCTRYREEEAEIADLSAKLEKEAATMERRVAERTSQLEEINEELDSFAFSVSHDLRAPIRAMQAFAEILLDDELQTPAERNAYLVRIKTAAQGMDRLIQDLLAYSRVSRQEITLEPVNLDQVVRDAAQQLELAAGGKAYRLEISSDLPAVIGHPTVLVQVLLNLMTNGIKFVPKGVIPLLRIWSDESQEYCRLYVQDNGIGIAPQHQERIFKIFERLHSMESYPGTGVGLAIVRKAVQRLGGRIGLESKEGEGSRFWIELRRAE, encoded by the coding sequence ATGGAAATGGAACAGGCCGAGCAGCTCTACCGCTTGATGTTCACAAATATGAGGGAGGCGCTCGTCATCCTGCACCTTGACGCGCGGACCCCGGACAAGCCGCCGCTGGTCATCGAGATGAACCCCGCTGCGGTCAAACTGTGCCGCTGCAAGTCCTTCAACTTCCAAAACTGCCTGGTGACCGACTGTTTCCCCGGCTGGCTCGATCCGGACCGGTTCAAGGATCAGTGTCATCGACTCGCCGCCTTCGGAGGGTCCCAGGAGCTGGGTGAGGTTTCCCGGGAGGAGCTGTATTACCGGATCCGGATCTTCGCCCTTACCGACAACCACATCGGCATGGTGATCAGCGACTGCACCCGTTATCGCGAAGAGGAGGCGGAAATCGCAGACCTGAGCGCGAAGCTGGAAAAGGAAGCCGCGACCATGGAGCGACGGGTCGCGGAAAGGACCTCACAGCTCGAGGAGATCAACGAGGAACTCGATTCATTCGCCTTCTCGGTCTCCCATGATCTGCGGGCTCCCATACGCGCCATGCAGGCCTTCGCGGAGATCCTGCTGGACGACGAACTGCAGACACCGGCGGAGCGCAACGCCTACCTGGTCCGCATCAAGACCGCGGCGCAGGGGATGGACCGTCTCATCCAGGACCTGCTCGCCTACAGCCGGGTCAGCAGACAGGAGATCACGCTGGAGCCGGTGAACCTGGACCAGGTGGTGCGCGACGCGGCACAGCAGCTGGAACTGGCAGCGGGGGGAAAGGCCTATCGCCTCGAGATCTCGAGCGACCTCCCCGCGGTCATCGGCCATCCTACCGTGCTGGTCCAGGTGCTGCTCAACCTGATGACCAACGGCATCAAGTTCGTGCCCAAGGGGGTGATCCCCCTGCTGCGCATCTGGAGCGACGAATCGCAGGAGTACTGCCGGCTTTACGTACAGGACAACGGCATCGGCATCGCGCCGCAGCACCAGGAGAGGATCTTCAAGATCTTCGAACGCCTGCACAGCATGGAGAGCTACCCGGGGACCGGGGTGGGGCTGGCCATCGTGCGCAAGGCGGTACAGCGCCTGGGCGGCCGGATCGGATTGGAATCGAAGGAAGGGGAGGGGAGCCGGTTCTGGATTGAACTCAGGAGGGCGGAATAG
- a CDS encoding response regulator: protein MSYVHHTILLVDSDQDQAHFTKLALQRVGVITPVQSARDGEEAIGYLSGRGTFQDRECYPMPVLMLLDLKLPHISGVGLLSWLREQPALKRLPVVVLTTPVPPADLNRAYELGCNSFLVKPNSFNALLVMMQNLVQYWLGLNVAPELAGHPTSQEQDGSTIQPL, encoded by the coding sequence ATGAGCTACGTGCACCACACCATCCTCCTGGTCGACAGCGACCAGGACCAGGCCCATTTCACCAAGCTCGCCCTGCAGCGGGTCGGCGTGATCACCCCCGTGCAGAGCGCCAGGGACGGCGAAGAGGCCATCGGCTACCTGAGCGGCCGGGGGACCTTTCAGGACCGGGAGTGCTACCCCATGCCGGTCCTGATGCTGCTCGACCTGAAACTGCCGCACATCTCGGGGGTGGGGCTTTTGTCCTGGTTGCGGGAACAGCCCGCCCTGAAGCGGCTCCCCGTGGTCGTGCTCACGACGCCGGTGCCCCCGGCGGATCTGAACCGGGCCTACGAACTCGGCTGCAACTCCTTCCTGGTCAAGCCCAATTCCTTCAACGCGCTGCTCGTGATGATGCAGAACCTGGTGCAGTACTGGCTGGGGCTGAACGTCGCACCTGAGCTCGCGGGCCATCCGACGTCCCAGGAACAAGATGGCAGCACCATCCAACCTCTTTGA